A stretch of the Flavobacterium aquiphilum genome encodes the following:
- a CDS encoding NAD(P)/FAD-dependent oxidoreductase — protein sequence MHIVIIGGGFAGINLAKELTDHKGIEVTLVDKNNYNFFPPLIYQVATAFLEPSSISYPFRKFFAGKKNLQFRLGELQKVIPSENKIELNNGDLHYDKLVFATGAETSYFGMENVKKNAIPMKTLNDAIEMRNALLKNLEKATICKDIHERRKHLTIVIVGGGPTGVEVSGMFAEMRKNILLKEYPELQTSASNIYLVDGGDALLSPMSKESQEDTIKAITQLGVIVKLHTRVVDYKDDTVYFADGKTIQTKNLIWAAGVSAREFEGIPAESYGRGKRMATDPFNKVNATDNIYAIGDTSIQLNDPDFPNGHPQVAQVAIQQGVNLAENFKRMVQNKPLKPFKYNDKGSMAIIGKNKAVVDLPKPKMHFRGFFAWFIWLFIHLMSLITYRNRINTFYHWMIAYFSKDQSLRMIIRPEKRTKAES from the coding sequence ATGCACATCGTAATCATAGGTGGAGGTTTTGCCGGAATTAATTTGGCAAAAGAACTTACCGACCACAAAGGAATTGAAGTAACGCTTGTTGACAAGAACAATTACAATTTCTTTCCGCCACTAATCTATCAGGTAGCTACGGCTTTTTTAGAACCTTCAAGCATCAGTTATCCTTTCCGTAAGTTTTTTGCAGGAAAAAAGAACCTGCAATTTCGTTTGGGAGAATTGCAAAAAGTGATTCCTTCCGAAAACAAAATTGAGCTCAACAATGGTGATTTGCATTACGACAAATTGGTTTTTGCAACGGGTGCCGAAACGAGTTATTTCGGAATGGAAAATGTCAAGAAAAATGCCATCCCGATGAAAACACTCAATGATGCCATTGAAATGCGCAATGCATTATTGAAAAATCTAGAAAAAGCCACCATTTGCAAAGACATCCACGAACGCAGAAAACATTTAACAATAGTCATTGTTGGAGGCGGGCCAACCGGAGTAGAAGTTTCAGGAATGTTTGCCGAAATGCGCAAAAATATTTTGCTCAAAGAATATCCGGAATTACAAACCTCGGCTAGTAATATTTATTTGGTCGATGGAGGCGATGCTTTATTATCGCCAATGAGCAAGGAATCTCAAGAAGATACCATAAAAGCAATAACTCAACTTGGTGTTATAGTCAAACTTCACACACGAGTTGTCGATTATAAAGACGATACAGTTTATTTTGCCGATGGAAAAACCATTCAAACCAAAAATTTAATTTGGGCTGCGGGAGTTTCGGCAAGAGAGTTTGAAGGAATTCCGGCTGAAAGTTATGGTCGTGGCAAACGAATGGCTACTGATCCATTCAATAAAGTAAACGCCACCGACAATATCTATGCAATTGGTGATACATCTATTCAGTTAAATGATCCTGATTTCCCAAATGGTCATCCGCAAGTGGCGCAGGTTGCTATTCAGCAGGGCGTAAATCTTGCTGAGAACTTTAAACGAATGGTTCAAAACAAACCATTAAAACCGTTTAAATACAATGACAAAGGTTCAATGGCGATTATTGGAAAAAACAAAGCTGTTGTCGATTTACCGAAACCAAAAATGCATTTCAGAGGATTTTTTGCTTGGTTCATTTGGTTGTTTATTCACCTGATGTCCTTAATAACATACCGTAACCGAATCAATACTTTTTACCATTGGATGATTGCTTATTTCTCTAAAGATCAATCGTTGAGAATGATTATTAGGCCTGAGAAACGAACGAAAGCGGAGTCATAA
- a CDS encoding DEAD/DEAH box helicase, translating into MSKQFSDLGISSEILKAITEMGIVTPTEIQQKTIPLLLSNKTDMVGLAKTGTGKTAAFGLPLLQLIDTKIAAVQAVILAPTRELGQQIFDNLESFAKYSPEVSIAAVCGGIPIKPQIERLKSPTHIVVATPGRLIDLLQRKAVSLKETKFFVLDEADEMVAILKEALDEIIAEFPKNYRTFLFSATMPGTIKQLVQNYLNKNVIQVSANMETTGNQEIDHNYIVVEPIEKLDVLMHFLNSKEGERGIIFCKTKAAVNKLAKNLAINRFSSGALHGSLTQGIRDRIMEQFREGHINILVATDLAARGIDVKEISYVVNYHLPDVYETYVHRSGRTARAGAKGLSLTVLQPEEAPEIADFERELGIKFFEYKKPSAVSIEENNMLLWAKQIFKTKPNHDLDSELKSKIKTVFHHLTKDELIEKLMANYILQNKSEITEKPVKKFKN; encoded by the coding sequence ATGTCAAAACAATTCTCAGATTTAGGAATTTCAAGTGAAATACTAAAAGCAATTACCGAAATGGGAATTGTAACCCCAACCGAAATTCAGCAAAAAACCATTCCGTTGCTATTATCAAATAAAACAGATATGGTGGGACTTGCCAAAACAGGAACGGGAAAGACCGCTGCTTTTGGATTGCCATTATTGCAATTGATTGACACTAAAATTGCCGCTGTACAAGCAGTAATCCTAGCGCCTACAAGAGAATTGGGACAACAAATTTTTGATAATCTTGAAAGTTTTGCCAAATACTCACCTGAAGTTTCAATAGCTGCAGTTTGTGGTGGAATCCCAATCAAACCACAAATTGAACGATTAAAATCACCAACACATATCGTTGTTGCAACGCCGGGTCGTTTGATCGATTTACTGCAACGAAAAGCCGTTAGCCTAAAAGAAACCAAATTCTTCGTGCTTGATGAAGCCGATGAAATGGTTGCTATCCTAAAAGAAGCTTTGGACGAAATCATTGCTGAATTTCCCAAAAACTATAGGACTTTTTTGTTTTCGGCGACTATGCCCGGAACGATTAAACAGTTAGTCCAGAATTACTTGAACAAAAATGTAATTCAGGTAAGTGCAAATATGGAAACAACAGGAAATCAGGAGATTGACCACAATTATATCGTGGTGGAACCAATTGAAAAACTTGATGTTTTAATGCATTTCCTAAATTCCAAAGAAGGAGAACGCGGAATTATTTTTTGCAAAACCAAAGCCGCCGTCAATAAACTTGCCAAAAACCTAGCCATCAACCGTTTTTCTTCAGGAGCATTGCATGGAAGCCTAACGCAAGGAATCCGTGACCGAATCATGGAGCAATTTCGTGAAGGACATATTAATATTTTGGTCGCAACCGATTTGGCCGCTAGGGGAATAGATGTTAAAGAAATATCTTATGTTGTAAATTATCATTTGCCTGATGTTTACGAAACCTACGTTCATCGTAGCGGAAGAACAGCCAGAGCAGGGGCAAAAGGACTCTCTTTAACCGTTTTACAACCCGAAGAAGCACCTGAAATTGCCGATTTTGAAAGAGAATTGGGAATTAAGTTTTTCGAATACAAAAAACCGTCAGCAGTAAGTATCGAAGAAAACAATATGCTTTTATGGGCAAAACAAATCTTCAAAACCAAGCCTAATCATGATTTGGATTCCGAATTAAAATCAAAAATAAAAACGGTTTTTCATCATTTGACCAAAGACGAACTGATAGAAAAATTAATGGCAAATTATATATTGCAAAACAAATCTGAAATAACAGAAAAGCCTGTTAAAAAATTTAAAAACTAA
- a CDS encoding DEAD/DEAH box helicase, protein MHHESLEIETEVRKELYAYQQGDIDAIFERIDNASQNHHLLYQLPTGGGKTVIFSEIVRRYLSKHDKKVVVLTHRIELCKQTSKMLKGFDVKNKIINSKVKELPDQNDYSCFVAMVETLKNRINDEKLHLDNIGLVIIDEAHYNSFRKLLKSFKNAFILGVTATPLSSNIKLPMHQSYDELIVGDTIASLISNGFLAKAITYSYDVGLTSLKVGINGDYTVKSSDDLYTNMAMQEKLLHAYTEKSLGKKTLIFNNGINTSLYVYDTFREAGYAIRHLDNTSSNEERKEILHWFKHTPDAILTSVGILTTGFDEPTVETIILNRATKSLTLYFQMIGRGSRKLPGKDEFTVIDLGNNAARFGLWSDPVNWQHIFKSPEFYLENLRDDSEIEMHFKYSMPAELRAKFSKTPNVDFDVDEEHKLAIAQNLRSKVVLDKSIDQHAAMCVDNTELPQEARALSKELEADIEYRVKRFAKCLSQCSKNYREWLMDDYKQKLTLLIGKKYREKVMNELD, encoded by the coding sequence ATGCATCACGAGAGTTTAGAAATTGAAACCGAAGTCAGGAAAGAACTTTACGCTTATCAACAAGGAGACATTGACGCCATTTTTGAGCGTATAGACAATGCTTCTCAAAATCATCATTTATTATATCAATTGCCTACAGGTGGAGGGAAAACTGTGATTTTTTCCGAAATCGTTCGTCGCTATTTGTCAAAACATGACAAAAAAGTGGTGGTTCTAACGCATCGTATTGAGTTGTGCAAACAAACCTCAAAAATGCTTAAAGGATTTGATGTAAAAAACAAAATCATCAACAGCAAAGTAAAAGAACTTCCGGACCAAAACGATTATTCATGTTTTGTGGCCATGGTTGAGACTTTGAAAAACCGTATCAATGACGAAAAATTACATTTAGACAATATCGGTTTGGTGATTATTGACGAAGCACACTACAATTCTTTCAGAAAGTTGCTCAAGTCGTTCAAAAACGCCTTTATACTTGGAGTTACGGCAACTCCTTTGAGTTCAAACATAAAATTGCCAATGCACCAAAGCTATGATGAGTTAATCGTGGGCGACACCATCGCTTCATTAATTAGCAATGGTTTCTTGGCAAAAGCGATTACCTACAGTTATGACGTTGGATTGACTTCATTAAAAGTAGGTATCAACGGAGATTATACCGTAAAATCTTCGGATGATTTATATACCAACATGGCTATGCAGGAAAAATTATTGCATGCCTACACCGAAAAATCATTGGGAAAAAAGACCTTGATTTTCAATAACGGAATCAACACGTCTCTCTATGTATATGACACTTTCAGGGAAGCAGGCTACGCCATTCGCCACCTTGACAACACCAGTAGCAACGAGGAACGTAAAGAAATCCTACATTGGTTCAAACACACTCCGGACGCGATTTTGACTTCTGTCGGAATCTTGACAACCGGTTTTGACGAACCAACTGTAGAAACTATTATTCTGAACAGAGCAACAAAATCTCTGACTCTATATTTCCAAATGATTGGTCGTGGCTCCCGAAAATTGCCGGGTAAAGACGAATTTACAGTTATCGATTTAGGGAATAACGCCGCCCGTTTTGGTTTATGGAGCGATCCTGTAAATTGGCAACATATCTTTAAATCACCAGAATTTTACTTGGAAAACCTACGTGATGACAGCGAAATCGAAATGCATTTCAAATATTCGATGCCAGCAGAGTTACGCGCCAAATTCAGCAAAACTCCCAATGTAGATTTTGATGTCGATGAAGAACACAAACTAGCAATTGCACAAAATTTAAGGTCCAAAGTTGTTTTGGATAAATCCATCGATCAGCACGCCGCTATGTGTGTGGACAATACTGAACTACCGCAGGAGGCCAGGGCTCTTTCAAAAGAATTGGAAGCCGATATCGAATACCGAGTAAAGCGTTTTGCAAAATGCCTTAGCCAATGCAGTAAAAACTACAGAGAATGGCTAATGGACGATTATAAGCAAAAATTAACCCTGTTAATCGGAAAAAAATACCGCGAAAAAGTAATGAACGAACTTGATTAA
- a CDS encoding DUF6155 family protein codes for MSKRDLKKYLNELTKEQLEEQILELYEKFSPVKVYYNFVFNPKEETLLQECKLKISQEYFPLQNKSKRKKPKMRRSVAQKYIKHFILLGVDPFIIADVMLYNIEIAQTFSAENPVKQELFYKSMFNSFEQAKNFIISNGIIAEFKKRLLAICEEASDQKWVNTSDFKSIIELLEE; via the coding sequence ATGAGTAAACGTGATCTAAAAAAATATTTGAATGAACTTACAAAAGAACAATTGGAGGAACAAATCCTTGAATTGTATGAAAAGTTCAGTCCCGTAAAAGTATATTACAATTTTGTTTTCAATCCGAAGGAGGAAACCCTTTTGCAAGAATGCAAACTCAAAATTTCCCAAGAATATTTTCCGTTGCAAAACAAAAGCAAAAGGAAAAAGCCAAAAATGAGACGGTCAGTTGCCCAAAAATACATCAAGCATTTTATTCTTTTGGGAGTAGATCCATTTATAATTGCCGATGTGATGCTTTATAACATCGAAATTGCCCAAACTTTCTCGGCAGAAAATCCCGTAAAACAGGAATTATTCTATAAAAGCATGTTCAATTCATTCGAACAAGCCAAAAATTTTATCATTTCAAACGGAATTATCGCCGAATTTAAAAAGAGATTACTCGCCATTTGTGAAGAAGCTTCTGATCAAAAATGGGTGAATACCTCTGATTTCAAATCAATTATTGAGCTTTTGGAGGAGTAA
- a CDS encoding DUF3817 domain-containing protein: MLKIFKVTAILEGISYLVLFSNMLFIKPTNLELYKTLLYPIGMSHGVLFIGYVILAFLLKNAQNWNIKDFGFILAASLLPFGTFYMEKKYLKVA; this comes from the coding sequence ATGCTTAAAATTTTCAAGGTTACTGCCATTTTGGAGGGGATCTCTTATTTGGTTTTATTTTCGAATATGCTTTTTATTAAACCAACAAATTTAGAACTTTACAAGACATTACTTTATCCTATCGGGATGAGTCATGGTGTTCTGTTTATTGGTTATGTTATTTTAGCTTTCTTGTTGAAGAATGCCCAAAATTGGAATATCAAAGATTTCGGATTTATATTGGCAGCTTCTTTATTGCCGTTCGGGACTTTTTACATGGAGAAAAAATATTTGAAAGTAGCTTAA
- a CDS encoding mechanosensitive ion channel family protein has protein sequence MDKLVHSIFSFLYPIFRHWGMSRTLSTYTSLVLNTILLCFLAYALYAISRFILVTLMAIVAQRTKTRFDDLLVNNKTAKYISYLVPLFFVFKSVPVILDKFEYWEDLFGKAVATYIVLLILWIIRTIFNSLRDYLKLIPRYSDKPIDSFIQVIMIVLWMLGIALIISKVFDIDQKEMLTILGAVSAVIILVFRDTILGFVASVQVAINDMVRIGDWITMDRYGADGDVIEINLATVKVRNFDNTTTTIPTYSLSSDSFQNWRGMLNSNGRRIKRHIIIKSNSIRFLEDHELADLKKIELLSGYIDTRKKEIDNYNLGHKVDKSLAINGRNLTNLGLFRKYIIQYLQQYPGLNSDMTMVCRQLQSTPFGVPLEVYTFSKDKRFENYEYIMADIFDHIIASVPYFGLEIFSTPSDKPKANE, from the coding sequence ATGGACAAACTGGTACATTCAATTTTTAGTTTCCTCTACCCTATTTTCAGACATTGGGGAATGAGTAGGACTTTATCGACTTATACGAGTTTGGTACTCAATACAATTTTGCTCTGTTTTTTAGCTTATGCTTTGTATGCGATTTCCCGATTCATATTGGTGACGCTTATGGCTATTGTTGCCCAAAGAACGAAAACTAGATTTGATGATTTGTTGGTGAACAATAAAACAGCAAAGTACATTTCGTATTTGGTTCCGCTATTTTTTGTTTTCAAGTCGGTTCCGGTGATTTTGGATAAGTTTGAATATTGGGAAGACCTTTTCGGTAAAGCTGTTGCTACTTATATTGTTTTGCTGATTTTATGGATTATCAGAACCATTTTCAATTCGCTTCGTGATTATTTGAAATTAATTCCGAGGTACAGTGATAAACCAATTGACAGTTTCATTCAGGTTATCATGATTGTGCTCTGGATGCTTGGAATTGCACTGATTATTTCGAAAGTATTTGATATTGATCAAAAGGAAATGTTGACTATTTTGGGAGCTGTTTCGGCAGTAATTATCTTGGTTTTCAGGGATACTATTTTGGGTTTTGTGGCAAGTGTACAGGTAGCGATAAACGATATGGTGCGAATTGGAGACTGGATTACAATGGATCGTTATGGCGCTGATGGAGATGTTATCGAAATTAATTTGGCTACAGTAAAAGTTCGAAATTTTGACAATACTACAACCACAATTCCAACGTATAGTTTGAGTTCGGACTCTTTTCAAAACTGGAGGGGAATGCTTAATTCAAACGGAAGGAGAATTAAACGACACATTATCATAAAATCAAACAGTATCCGGTTTCTTGAAGACCACGAACTTGCCGATTTAAAGAAAATTGAACTTTTGAGTGGTTATATTGACACCCGAAAAAAAGAAATTGATAATTACAATCTCGGTCATAAAGTCGATAAAAGTTTGGCTATAAATGGAAGAAACCTCACTAATTTAGGATTGTTCCGAAAATATATTATCCAATACTTACAGCAATATCCGGGCTTAAATAGTGATATGACGATGGTTTGTCGTCAACTGCAATCAACGCCTTTTGGTGTTCCGCTTGAAGTTTATACTTTTTCAAAAGACAAGCGTTTTGAGAATTACGAATACATCATGGCCGATATATTTGATCATATCATTGCATCAGTTCCGTATTTTGGTTTGGAAATTTTTTCGACGCCTTCTGATAAGCCAAAAGCTAACGAATAG
- a CDS encoding acyl-CoA thioesterase, translating to MRFHTRKWVKPEDLNPNGSLFGGKLLAWLDEELALYSIVQLENPRIVTKHMSEINFRSSARQGDIVEIGIDVVKFGHTSLILKCEARNMMTRETIITIDETVMVNLGVDGKPKAHGKTEIEFVKDRLSE from the coding sequence ATGCGATTTCATACAAGAAAATGGGTAAAACCTGAAGACTTAAATCCGAATGGTTCTTTGTTTGGAGGTAAATTGTTGGCTTGGTTAGACGAAGAATTGGCTCTATACTCTATTGTACAATTAGAAAACCCAAGAATTGTAACCAAACACATGTCGGAGATTAATTTTAGGAGCTCTGCAAGACAAGGAGATATAGTTGAAATTGGAATCGATGTGGTGAAATTTGGGCATACTTCGTTAATCTTAAAATGTGAAGCGCGAAATATGATGACCAGAGAAACCATTATTACAATTGACGAAACTGTGATGGTAAACTTAGGAGTAGACGGAAAACCAAAAGCTCACGGAAAAACCGAAATTGAATTTGTAAAAGACAGATTGTCTGAATAA
- a CDS encoding glyoxalase translates to MDQRDKLIKELRGESLGELNVQSLSEELFQNEVIRPILKLQNDLFIASFLNYISKYKRDFYTKSVESKLAIIENAIQKDIKFRNALKGMIIALFTTDEYALYIQNSSNLNKRMMNLLIERLKGQVQLFENNN, encoded by the coding sequence ATGGATCAAAGAGATAAATTAATCAAGGAACTTCGCGGAGAATCATTGGGAGAATTAAATGTTCAGTCACTTTCAGAGGAGTTGTTTCAAAATGAGGTTATTAGACCAATTTTAAAATTACAGAACGATTTGTTTATCGCTTCTTTTCTAAATTACATCAGTAAATACAAAAGGGATTTTTATACAAAATCGGTTGAAAGCAAATTGGCTATTATTGAAAATGCCATCCAAAAAGACATCAAATTCCGAAACGCCCTAAAAGGGATGATTATAGCATTGTTTACCACCGACGAATATGCGCTTTATATTCAAAATTCTTCTAATCTCAACAAAAGAATGATGAATTTGCTGATTGAAAGACTTAAGGGACAGGTTCAGTTATTTGAAAATAATAATTAA
- a CDS encoding 3-keto-disaccharide hydrolase, translated as MKKVIVAAFLFTLGQGIHAQKGFKPLFDGKTTVGWHSYGKTSAGAGWKVEKGVLHFDPEAAKNGQGGDLVTNAEYENFHLKLDWKVAPNANSGIIFYVNENPEKYKNTYDTGLEMQVLDNEGHHDGKIEKHRSGDLYDLIKSKSEPVKAVGEWNTAEIISKKGKLTLILNAVIVVETTLWDDNFKKLIAGSKFATWPGFGTFKKGKIALQDHGNEVWYRNIMIKKE; from the coding sequence ATGAAAAAAGTTATAGTTGCTGCATTTTTATTCACTTTAGGACAAGGCATTCATGCACAAAAGGGCTTCAAACCATTGTTTGACGGAAAAACTACTGTAGGTTGGCATTCTTACGGAAAAACTTCGGCTGGTGCGGGATGGAAAGTTGAAAAAGGTGTTTTGCATTTTGATCCCGAAGCGGCCAAAAATGGTCAGGGAGGCGATTTAGTGACTAATGCCGAATATGAAAATTTTCATCTAAAACTGGATTGGAAAGTGGCGCCAAATGCCAACAGTGGTATTATTTTTTATGTGAATGAGAATCCTGAAAAATATAAAAACACCTACGATACCGGTTTAGAAATGCAGGTTCTGGACAATGAAGGACACCATGATGGAAAAATTGAAAAGCATCGTTCGGGAGATTTATACGATTTGATTAAAAGTAAATCGGAGCCAGTAAAAGCCGTTGGAGAATGGAATACTGCTGAAATCATTAGTAAAAAAGGAAAACTAACCTTGATCTTGAACGCTGTTATCGTTGTTGAAACAACTCTTTGGGATGATAATTTTAAGAAATTGATTGCTGGAAGCAAATTTGCAACCTGGCCTGGTTTTGGAACTTTCAAAAAAGGAAAAATTGCCTTGCAAGATCACGGCAATGAAGTTTGGTATCGCAACATTATGATTAAAAAAGAATAA
- a CDS encoding M1 family metallopeptidase, with amino-acid sequence MKKNLNLLLISFLVSNGIQAQGLLNKSETQFTRQDSLRGSITKERSWWDLKYYDLDIKVNPADSTITGSNTIQYKVLQPYGVMQIDLQNPMEISKIIQDGVEQKFKREGNAYFITLASSQNIGATKEIKIFYHGKPKIAVRPPWDGGITWKKDKNGNNFIASSCQGLGASVWWPNKDHMYDEVDGMKISVNVPGKLTDVSNGRIQSVKDLKDGTNTYTWVVKNPINNYGVNINIGDYVTFSEKYKGEKGDLNCTYYVLKDNLAKAKEQFKQVPKMLKAFEHWFGPYPFYEDSYKLVETPYLGMEHQSCVTYGNGYKNGYLGRDLSGTGWGLKFDFIIIHESGHEWFANNITYKDIADMWIHESFTCYSESLFLEYYYGKEAGLEYVRGIRKNIQNDKPIIGHYDVNNEGSGDMYYKGANMLNTLRQLVNDDAKWRNILRGLNSTFYHQTVTTKQIEDYLSQQIGMDLNTFFNQYLRDIRIPTLEYTIQDNILKYRWTNIVSGFEMPVKVSLNGKEVLLKPKADWNELTNESKIDKLEINKDFYVLAREVSKQ; translated from the coding sequence ATGAAAAAAAATCTTAACCTTCTATTGATTTCTTTTTTAGTTTCTAATGGAATTCAGGCACAAGGACTACTGAACAAGTCGGAAACTCAATTTACCCGACAAGATTCCCTTAGAGGAAGTATTACCAAAGAAAGATCATGGTGGGATTTGAAATATTATGATCTGGACATAAAAGTCAACCCCGCAGACAGCACAATTACAGGTTCTAACACGATTCAATATAAAGTTTTACAGCCTTATGGCGTAATGCAAATTGATTTGCAAAATCCGATGGAAATTAGCAAAATCATTCAAGATGGAGTGGAGCAAAAATTCAAAAGAGAGGGTAATGCTTATTTTATAACATTGGCTAGTTCTCAAAATATTGGAGCAACGAAAGAAATCAAAATATTTTATCACGGTAAACCAAAGATTGCTGTTAGACCACCTTGGGATGGTGGAATTACCTGGAAAAAAGATAAAAACGGAAACAATTTCATAGCTTCTTCCTGCCAAGGATTAGGTGCTAGCGTTTGGTGGCCCAACAAAGACCATATGTATGATGAGGTTGACGGAATGAAAATCAGCGTGAATGTTCCCGGAAAATTAACCGATGTTTCCAATGGTCGTATTCAGAGTGTAAAAGATCTCAAAGACGGAACTAATACTTATACTTGGGTCGTAAAAAATCCAATAAACAACTATGGCGTAAACATCAATATTGGAGATTACGTTACTTTTTCGGAGAAATACAAAGGAGAAAAAGGCGATTTGAATTGTACTTATTATGTACTGAAGGATAATTTGGCCAAAGCCAAAGAACAATTCAAGCAGGTTCCAAAAATGCTAAAAGCTTTCGAGCATTGGTTCGGACCTTATCCATTTTATGAAGACAGCTATAAATTGGTCGAAACCCCTTATTTAGGTATGGAGCACCAAAGTTGTGTGACTTACGGAAACGGTTATAAAAATGGTTATCTCGGTCGTGATTTGAGCGGAACAGGCTGGGGACTGAAATTTGATTTTATCATTATTCACGAATCCGGACACGAATGGTTTGCCAACAATATTACCTACAAAGACATTGCCGACATGTGGATTCACGAAAGTTTCACTTGTTATTCTGAAAGTCTTTTTCTGGAGTATTATTACGGAAAAGAAGCAGGACTTGAATACGTTCGTGGTATTAGAAAAAATATTCAGAACGATAAACCAATCATTGGACATTATGATGTGAACAATGAAGGTTCAGGAGACATGTATTACAAAGGTGCCAATATGCTGAATACTTTACGCCAATTGGTGAATGATGATGCAAAATGGAGAAATATCCTGAGAGGTTTAAACAGTACTTTTTACCATCAGACGGTAACAACCAAGCAGATTGAAGATTATTTAAGCCAACAAATTGGAATGGATTTGAATACGTTTTTCAATCAATATTTGAGAGACATCCGAATACCAACTTTAGAATATACAATTCAAGATAATATTTTGAAATATCGTTGGACAAATATTGTTTCGGGTTTTGAAATGCCTGTAAAAGTCTCCCTTAACGGCAAAGAAGTTTTGCTAAAACCAAAAGCAGACTGGAACGAACTTACTAATGAATCAAAAATCGATAAACTAGAGATCAACAAAGATTTTTATGTTTTAGCTAGGGAAGTATCAAAACAATAA
- the hisIE gene encoding bifunctional phosphoribosyl-AMP cyclohydrolase/phosphoribosyl-ATP diphosphatase HisIE, whose translation MNIDIKSAHGLIPAIIQDSETKNVLMLGYMNEESLQKTIETQKVTFFSRSKQRLWTKGEESGNFLNLVSIKNDCDGDTLLIQAKPVGPTCHTGADTCWQEPNEQEYGFISALEKTIKTRRENADSEKSYVASLFEKGINKIAQKVGEEAVEVVIEAKDNNDDLFLNESADLLFHYLILLQAKGYQLNDIVNVLKSRQK comes from the coding sequence ATGAACATAGATATCAAAAGTGCACACGGGTTAATTCCGGCAATAATTCAGGATTCAGAAACCAAAAATGTCCTGATGTTGGGGTATATGAACGAAGAATCGCTTCAAAAAACAATAGAAACACAAAAAGTAACTTTCTTTAGCCGTTCCAAACAAAGACTTTGGACAAAAGGTGAGGAAAGCGGTAACTTCTTGAATTTGGTTAGCATTAAAAACGATTGTGATGGAGACACACTTTTGATTCAGGCAAAACCTGTTGGACCAACATGCCACACGGGAGCAGATACCTGCTGGCAAGAGCCTAATGAACAAGAATATGGTTTTATTTCGGCTTTGGAAAAAACCATCAAAACCCGAAGAGAAAATGCCGATTCAGAGAAAAGCTATGTAGCTTCTTTATTTGAAAAAGGAATCAACAAAATTGCCCAAAAAGTAGGGGAAGAAGCGGTAGAAGTAGTAATTGAAGCCAAAGACAACAACGATGATTTATTCTTGAACGAGAGTGCTGATTTGTTATTTCATTATTTGATTTTACTACAAGCAAAAGGTTATCAATTGAATGATATTGTCAACGTTTTGAAAAGCCGCCAAAAATAA